One segment of Olsenella uli DSM 7084 DNA contains the following:
- a CDS encoding 3-deoxy-7-phosphoheptulonate synthase: MAMEFKRKLPIPKEIREEMPLPAGATSSKASFDAEVARIIRGESTKRLLVIGPCSADREDAVLDYVVRLARLQEEVAEKLVIIPRVYTNKPRTRGTGYKGLLHNPDPEGAPDLLEGVRAIRHMHLRVVEESGMFTADEMLYPENYQYLVDILSYVAVGARSVENQGHRLVASGIPVPVGMKNPTGGSTAVMLNSIYAAQAPQTFIFRNWEVATTGNALAHALLRGYQGLDGINYPNYHYEYLERLAERYARDMYESPAVVIDCNHDNSGKRPLEQTRIVNEVLDSVRRSTSIAGLFRGFMVESYLEDGAQPVGGGVFGKSITDACIGWERTELLVRGMAERL, from the coding sequence ATGGCCATGGAGTTCAAGAGGAAGCTACCCATTCCCAAGGAGATACGCGAGGAGATGCCGCTCCCCGCGGGCGCGACCTCCTCCAAGGCCTCCTTCGACGCAGAGGTCGCCCGCATCATCAGGGGTGAAAGCACAAAGCGCCTGCTGGTCATCGGACCCTGCTCAGCCGACCGCGAGGACGCCGTCCTCGACTACGTGGTTCGTCTCGCGAGGTTGCAGGAGGAAGTCGCGGAGAAGCTCGTGATCATCCCGCGCGTCTATACCAACAAGCCGCGCACCAGGGGCACCGGCTACAAGGGGCTGCTGCACAACCCCGATCCCGAGGGTGCCCCCGACCTGCTCGAGGGCGTCCGCGCCATACGTCACATGCACCTGCGGGTGGTGGAGGAGTCCGGCATGTTCACGGCGGACGAGATGCTCTATCCCGAGAACTACCAGTACCTGGTCGACATCCTCTCCTACGTCGCCGTGGGAGCGCGTTCCGTGGAGAACCAGGGGCATCGTCTGGTGGCGAGCGGCATTCCCGTGCCCGTGGGCATGAAGAACCCCACCGGCGGCTCGACTGCGGTCATGCTCAACTCCATCTACGCCGCGCAGGCGCCGCAGACCTTCATCTTCCGCAACTGGGAGGTCGCCACCACGGGCAACGCCCTCGCCCATGCGCTCCTGCGTGGCTATCAAGGGCTCGACGGCATCAACTACCCCAACTACCACTACGAGTACCTGGAGCGCCTTGCAGAGCGCTACGCACGCGACATGTACGAGAGCCCCGCAGTGGTCATCGACTGCAACCATGACAACTCGGGCAAGCGCCCACTGGAGCAGACCCGCATCGTGAACGAGGTGCTCGACAGCGTGAGGCGCTCCACGAGCATCGCAGGCCTCTTCCGTGGCTTCATGGTCGAGTCCTACCTCGAGGACGGTGCCCAGCCCGTGGGCGGAGGCGTCTTCGGCAAGTCGATCACGGACGCCTGCATCGGCTGGGAGAGGACCGAGCTTCTGGTCAGGGGGATGGCCGAAAGGCTGTAG
- a CDS encoding Y-family DNA polymerase, giving the protein MPAARPAPAARPRQYLVIDLKSFYASVECVERGLDPMTTDLVVADLSRTKKTICLAVSPSLKGKGVRNRCRLFEIPDGLLRHTVVAVPRMRAYIERSADIYGVYLRYVAADDIHVYSIDEAFMDVTGYLDLYGCDARELGERIRQDVVASTGVPATCGLGPNLYLAKVALDITAKHSPGFFGELDEDRYKETLWCHRPITDFWRVGAGTARRLAELGIHTMGQLALYPQDPLFRVFGVDAEILIDHAWGREPVTIADIKAYRPRSRSIANSQVLGRDYDYEGGLLVAKEMCDALIQELVDQGRLASSLAIGIGYRATAREKADLSRVANTSEGRAGEHGRRASRGEFMESGGASFVAPTNSRAAIMAELEPLFSRVALGTRPIHRLNVTLGGVMEEDAPGLQGSLFSDAAEQARERRRQDAIGAVRHKFGRNALLRGIDLLPDATARERNAQIGGHRSGE; this is encoded by the coding sequence GTGCCTGCGGCAAGGCCAGCACCCGCGGCAAGGCCGCGACAGTACCTGGTCATAGACCTCAAGAGCTTCTACGCCTCGGTCGAGTGCGTGGAGCGGGGGCTCGATCCCATGACCACGGACCTCGTGGTTGCCGACCTGTCGCGCACCAAGAAGACCATCTGCCTGGCGGTGTCGCCCTCGCTTAAGGGGAAGGGCGTCCGCAACCGCTGCCGCCTGTTCGAGATCCCCGACGGCCTGCTCCGGCATACTGTCGTCGCGGTCCCCCGCATGAGGGCCTACATCGAGCGCTCGGCGGACATCTACGGCGTGTACCTGCGCTATGTCGCTGCAGACGACATACACGTCTACTCCATCGACGAGGCGTTCATGGACGTGACGGGCTATCTCGACCTCTATGGCTGCGATGCCCGCGAGCTGGGGGAGCGCATACGGCAGGACGTGGTCGCATCCACGGGCGTCCCGGCGACCTGCGGCCTAGGGCCCAACCTCTACCTGGCCAAGGTCGCGCTCGACATCACGGCCAAGCACAGCCCCGGCTTCTTCGGGGAGCTGGACGAGGACCGCTACAAGGAGACGCTCTGGTGCCATCGTCCCATCACGGACTTCTGGCGTGTGGGGGCGGGCACGGCCCGGCGCCTGGCCGAGCTGGGCATCCATACGATGGGCCAGCTGGCCCTGTACCCACAGGACCCGCTCTTTCGCGTCTTCGGCGTCGATGCGGAGATCCTGATAGACCACGCCTGGGGTCGGGAGCCCGTGACCATCGCGGACATCAAGGCGTATCGCCCGCGTTCCCGCTCGATCGCGAACAGCCAGGTGCTGGGTCGTGACTACGACTACGAGGGTGGCCTGCTCGTGGCAAAGGAGATGTGCGACGCCCTGATACAGGAGCTGGTCGACCAGGGGCGCCTGGCGTCGTCGCTGGCCATCGGCATCGGCTATCGTGCGACGGCCCGGGAGAAGGCGGACCTCTCGCGCGTTGCCAACACGTCCGAGGGGCGGGCGGGCGAGCATGGGCGACGGGCGAGCCGGGGCGAGTTCATGGAGTCCGGTGGCGCGTCCTTCGTGGCTCCCACCAACTCCCGCGCGGCCATCATGGCCGAGCTCGAACCACTGTTTTCCCGCGTCGCCCTTGGCACGCGACCCATCCATCGCCTGAACGTGACCCTGGGTGGCGTCATGGAGGAGGATGCCCCAGGTCTGCAGGGCAGCCTCTTCTCGGATGCCGCCGAGCAGGCGCGCGAGCGCCGCCGTCAGGACGCCATTGGGGCGGTGCGACACAAGTTTGGTAGAAACGCGCTGCTCAGAGGCATTGACCTGCTTCCCGACGCCACGGCTCGCGAAAGGAACGCGCAGATAGGGGGCCATCGCAGTGGGGAGTAG
- a CDS encoding YolD-like family protein yields MPVSERAKIFIPFEPLRGFRQALRERERAQLVQPRADLTENQMEELSREMAALAPGDMVRVTHYVDDHYEETVGCVTKVSASDSLLHLVGRPLRFDAIRELERL; encoded by the coding sequence ATGCCCGTAAGCGAACGGGCGAAGATATTCATCCCGTTCGAGCCGCTCAGGGGCTTTCGGCAGGCCCTGCGCGAGCGCGAGCGGGCACAGCTCGTGCAGCCCCGCGCCGATCTGACCGAGAACCAGATGGAAGAGCTCTCGCGTGAAATGGCCGCCCTCGCCCCCGGAGACATGGTGCGCGTTACGCATTATGTGGACGACCACTACGAGGAGACCGTGGGCTGCGTGACCAAGGTGTCCGCCTCGGACTCCCTCCTGCACCTCGTGGGACGGCCGCTGCGCTTTGATGCCATCCGTGAGCTCGAGCGGCTCTGA
- a CDS encoding ABC transporter permease codes for MFAMRSAFAREVLRSVRGSLGRFLAIMGIVALGCGFYAGLQASGPDMRLAADRYYDGTNLWDLRVISTLGFGDDDLRRLSSVGGVGALAPSRTVDALARLSGEQVAVRISTVDTEAAERSVTVADGTAVSSADKDYLNRPLLREGRWPSAADECVVSADATGDGGVGVGDAIEVLYGTDQLDELLEVRRFTVVGTVSSSNYPYTGNLGSTSLGSGKIEQYLYVSPSAFKEDAAYTEAYLKVTGADELASESDAYFDLVGRTKGAIEHREQELAAARQDDLKASAQRTLDEKVAQYESRHAETYGELDASKARLDDAQAEIDDGEAQLVAGEALYQEGLARYQGEKDAAEERLSQAQGQLDQARAQLDQERASWEVGVGQLLAATGATSLAEARSVLAAQLEQAAAGVTQGEDALEQLEAALATAQEQGDVAAQAQLQAQLDATRDQLGGLRAAQGQAADALAQADQLVAASQRLDAGQDQLDAGRDRLDGQRAAADTQLEDARAQLDAAAARLRSSRRELSEARERYQEGLARYEEGRAEADERFGEAWRQIQDAQAEIDGIERPDLYVLDRSQSEGAATYHADSERIDHIAQVFPFIFFLVAALVALTTMTRMIEDDRIQIGTYKALGYGTARIASKYLSYAALAAGVGAVVGIAVLTQALPHIIMSSYSIIYAVPRMALPLPVDASIAFSAGGLGVGVTLLATWFAVVSTLREAPATLMLPRAPKAGKRILLERIGALWRRLSFNWKVTFRNLFRYKRRFLMTVIGISGCTALLLVGFGLHDSIWDIIDRQFGPIVHYDTTIGLSGSANELDVSDVVSYLESAGGVNGIVRVQTENMQASGIAGTTSSAATGTTGVTVVVPQDSQEISRAVTLRDRVSGAEAAFGDDSVLLTEKLASLYGVGPGDKIVLFDQDDVGNPRGSGHELTVTGVVENYVGNLVYMGREAWSEVDPSTPVFGTVYASTACDEGLRQRISERLHDMTDVSTVIFSTETIATYRDMLSVVDLIVVVLIVSAAALAFIVLYNLTNINVEERIREIASLKVLGFTRGEVYAYVFREVALLAVIGDAFGMLLGIWLENFVITTAEVDYVMFGRTIHAPSFVYAFALTLAFTLLVLLIMRRKLDRVDMVESLKSVD; via the coding sequence ATGTTCGCGATGCGCTCCGCCTTCGCGCGTGAGGTCCTCCGCAGCGTCCGGGGCTCGCTCGGACGCTTCCTGGCGATCATGGGGATCGTGGCCTTGGGCTGCGGCTTCTACGCGGGGCTGCAGGCAAGCGGGCCGGACATGCGCCTGGCGGCAGACCGCTACTACGACGGGACCAACCTGTGGGACCTGCGTGTGATCTCGACTTTGGGCTTTGGGGACGACGACCTGCGTCGCCTCTCGTCCGTGGGCGGCGTGGGGGCATTGGCGCCTTCTCGTACGGTGGATGCGCTGGCGCGCCTTTCGGGCGAGCAGGTGGCCGTACGCATCTCGACGGTGGACACCGAGGCCGCCGAGAGGAGCGTGACGGTTGCCGACGGCACCGCCGTCTCCTCCGCCGACAAGGACTACCTCAACCGCCCGTTGCTGCGCGAGGGCCGTTGGCCGTCGGCGGCTGACGAGTGCGTGGTCTCCGCCGATGCCACCGGCGATGGGGGCGTAGGGGTGGGTGATGCCATCGAGGTCCTCTATGGGACGGACCAGCTCGACGAGCTGCTCGAGGTACGCCGCTTCACCGTCGTGGGGACTGTGAGCTCGTCAAACTACCCCTACACGGGCAACCTGGGCTCCACCTCGCTGGGGTCGGGAAAGATAGAGCAGTACCTCTACGTCAGCCCCTCGGCGTTCAAGGAGGATGCCGCCTACACGGAGGCCTACCTCAAGGTCACCGGGGCCGATGAGCTCGCGAGCGAGTCGGACGCGTACTTCGACCTCGTGGGCCGGACGAAGGGTGCCATCGAACACAGGGAGCAGGAGCTGGCGGCAGCGCGCCAGGACGACCTCAAGGCGTCGGCCCAGAGGACCTTGGACGAGAAGGTCGCCCAGTATGAGAGCCGGCATGCGGAGACCTACGGGGAGCTGGATGCGTCGAAGGCCCGGCTAGATGATGCCCAGGCTGAGATCGACGACGGAGAAGCCCAGCTCGTGGCAGGCGAGGCCCTCTACCAGGAGGGACTGGCCCGCTACCAGGGCGAGAAGGACGCTGCCGAGGAGCGGCTGTCCCAGGCACAGGGGCAGCTCGACCAGGCTCGGGCACAGCTCGACCAGGAACGCGCGTCATGGGAGGTCGGCGTAGGGCAGCTCCTCGCTGCCACGGGCGCCACCAGCCTTGCGGAGGCACGCTCCGTGCTGGCGGCGCAGCTCGAGCAGGCGGCCGCCGGCGTGACGCAGGGCGAGGACGCCCTGGAGCAACTGGAGGCCGCCCTCGCGACAGCCCAGGAGCAGGGTGACGTGGCAGCCCAGGCCCAGCTTCAGGCCCAGCTGGACGCGACGCGAGACCAGCTGGGTGGGCTGCGGGCCGCCCAGGGACAGGCGGCGGACGCCCTGGCCCAGGCCGACCAGCTGGTCGCCGCGAGCCAGCGGCTCGATGCGGGGCAGGACCAGCTCGATGCGGGGCGGGACCGGCTCGATGGGCAGAGGGCGGCCGCGGACACACAGTTGGAGGATGCCCGGGCGCAGCTGGATGCCGCCGCCGCGAGGCTCCGCTCCTCTCGACGGGAGCTGTCCGAGGCGAGGGAGCGCTACCAGGAGGGACTGGCCCGCTACGAGGAGGGTCGCGCGGAGGCGGACGAGCGCTTCGGCGAGGCCTGGCGGCAGATTCAGGACGCCCAAGCGGAGATCGACGGGATCGAGAGGCCGGACCTCTACGTGCTGGACCGCTCGCAGAGCGAAGGCGCGGCAACCTATCATGCCGACTCCGAGCGCATAGACCACATAGCGCAGGTGTTCCCGTTCATCTTCTTTCTGGTGGCAGCCCTTGTGGCGCTCACCACCATGACGCGCATGATCGAGGACGACCGCATCCAGATAGGCACGTACAAGGCGCTGGGCTACGGAACCGCGCGCATCGCCTCCAAGTACCTGTCCTACGCCGCGCTCGCCGCAGGCGTCGGTGCCGTGGTGGGCATCGCCGTGCTGACGCAGGCCCTGCCCCACATCATCATGTCGTCGTACTCCATCATCTATGCCGTGCCAAGGATGGCGCTCCCGCTTCCCGTCGACGCGTCCATCGCGTTCTCGGCGGGTGGACTGGGTGTGGGCGTCACGCTGCTGGCAACCTGGTTCGCCGTGGTGTCGACCCTGCGCGAGGCGCCTGCGACCCTCATGCTTCCGCGTGCCCCCAAGGCCGGCAAGCGCATCCTCCTGGAGCGCATCGGCGCCCTCTGGCGGCGCCTCTCCTTCAACTGGAAGGTGACGTTTCGCAACCTCTTCCGCTACAAGCGCCGCTTCCTGATGACCGTGATCGGCATCTCGGGCTGCACGGCACTCCTGCTGGTGGGCTTCGGCCTGCACGACTCCATCTGGGACATCATCGACCGCCAGTTTGGTCCCATCGTGCACTACGACACCACGATAGGGCTCTCTGGCAGTGCCAACGAGCTGGATGTCTCGGATGTCGTGTCCTACCTGGAGTCGGCGGGCGGCGTGAACGGCATCGTGCGTGTCCAGACGGAGAACATGCAGGCCTCGGGCATCGCGGGCACAACGTCGAGCGCGGCGACTGGAACCACGGGCGTGACGGTCGTGGTTCCACAGGACTCACAGGAGATCTCACGTGCCGTCACGCTCAGGGACCGCGTGTCGGGCGCGGAGGCGGCCTTCGGAGACGATTCGGTCCTGCTGACCGAGAAGCTCGCGTCCCTCTACGGCGTGGGCCCGGGCGACAAGATCGTGCTCTTCGACCAGGATGACGTAGGCAATCCCCGTGGCTCCGGGCACGAGCTCACGGTGACGGGCGTGGTCGAGAACTACGTGGGCAACCTGGTCTACATGGGAAGGGAGGCCTGGAGCGAGGTTGATCCCTCCACACCCGTCTTCGGTACCGTCTATGCTTCGACCGCGTGTGACGAGGGGCTTCGCCAACGCATCTCCGAGCGGCTGCATGACATGACCGACGTCTCCACCGTCATCTTCTCGACCGAGACCATAGCGACCTACCGCGACATGCTCTCCGTCGTAGACCTCATCGTGGTGGTGCTGATCGTGTCTGCGGCGGCCCTTGCGTTCATCGTCCTGTACAACCTGACCAACATCAACGTGGAGGAGCGCATCCGCGAGATCGCGAGCCTCAAGGTGCTGGGCTTCACGCGCGGAGAGGTCTACGCCTACGTCTTCCGCGAGGTCGCGCTCCTTGCCGTGATCGGTGACGCCTTTGGCATGCTTCTGGGCATCTGGTTGGAGAACTTCGTCATCACGACGGCCGAGGTGGACTACGTCATGTTCGGACGCACCATCCACGCGCCGAGCTTTGTCTACGCCTTCGCCCTCACGTTGGCGTTCACGCTGCTGGTGCTCCTCATCATGCGTCGCAAGCTGGACCGAGTCGACATGGTGGAGTCACTCAAGAGCGTGGACTGA
- a CDS encoding GntR family transcriptional regulator: MKLSEKSLIPLYQQVMDDLKKAIDAGVYAPNHKIPSEAELSAIYSVSRITVRRAVEELAASGHLTKKQGKGTYVNPPKLARKIWQPSSNKSFTDVCRDDGREPGARVVSVETIEARPAELEALGLAEGSSIISVRRVRTADGVPVMLENNFFPATEEFAFLLAEDLNDVSLFDLVRRRSGHVAGATSLHTIEAMRASGEMVGELSVGAGEPILYERTNFLDECGHPLMTGRNYIVGSLSLFEI, encoded by the coding sequence ATGAAGCTGTCGGAGAAGTCTCTCATCCCGCTCTACCAGCAGGTGATGGATGACCTCAAGAAGGCGATAGACGCCGGTGTCTATGCCCCCAACCACAAGATCCCCTCGGAGGCGGAGCTCTCGGCCATCTACTCGGTCAGCCGCATCACGGTGCGCCGCGCCGTCGAGGAGCTGGCGGCCTCCGGGCATCTGACCAAGAAGCAGGGCAAGGGCACCTACGTGAACCCGCCCAAGCTCGCGCGCAAGATCTGGCAGCCCAGCTCGAACAAGAGCTTCACGGACGTCTGCCGCGATGACGGCCGTGAGCCCGGTGCGCGTGTCGTGAGCGTCGAGACCATCGAGGCGCGGCCCGCGGAGCTCGAGGCGCTGGGCCTTGCCGAGGGGAGTTCCATCATCAGCGTGCGGCGCGTGCGGACGGCCGACGGCGTGCCCGTGATGCTCGAGAACAACTTCTTTCCCGCGACCGAGGAGTTTGCCTTCCTGCTGGCGGAGGACCTCAACGACGTGTCCCTCTTCGACCTCGTGAGGCGGCGGAGTGGTCACGTTGCCGGTGCGACGAGCCTCCATACCATCGAGGCGATGCGCGCAAGTGGCGAGATGGTGGGCGAGCTCTCGGTCGGTGCCGGGGAGCCCATCCTCTACGAGCGCACCAACTTCCTCGACGAGTGCGGCCATCCGCTCATGACCGGACGCAACTACATCGTGGGGTCGCTCTCGCTCTTCGAAATCTAA
- a CDS encoding L-lactate permease has translation MGVEATAAAPGRTRHHKEATMGQLLLMFVLALLPIIWLVIALCVLGLEAHRASLGALATCAILAAAVWGMPVPDLATAALEGVLMALWPIVIVIVAAVFTYNLTVHTGAMETIKGMLTSVSADRRVLVLLIGWCFGGFLEGMAGFGTAVAIPASMLMALGFDPLLAILSCLLANGVPTMFGSIGIPTTTLASITGLDPVRLAVTQALQVAPFVIVTPILMVMLVGGGARALRGVLPITLAAGISVSLSEVVAAQFVGADLPMVVAAVVSLGVTFLIALRSNAEVPAAYALAGGDETGGEGAGGEAAPANGSAGVGEALRAWCPFLLIFMVLVLTSKLVPFVHEPLSALRSTVNVYSGDPEATLTFSWVNTPGVLILACGFVGGLVQGCPPADMARVLVATIRQMSKTIATMLCVLACAKVMGYSGMIASVAAFFVGTLGTLYPLVAPILGALGTFVTGSGTSSEVLFGTVQEQAAASIDADPYWLCAANSLGVSAGKMLSPQNIAIGTAACGLIGKDGEVMGRIARYAFGFVAAMALFVYAGVLLGA, from the coding sequence ATGGGTGTCGAAGCCACGGCCGCCGCGCCAGGCCGCACCCGCCACCACAAGGAGGCCACCATGGGTCAGCTGCTCCTGATGTTCGTGCTCGCACTGCTCCCGATCATCTGGTTGGTCATCGCGCTTTGCGTGCTTGGGCTGGAGGCCCACCGGGCCAGCCTGGGCGCCCTCGCCACCTGCGCCATACTGGCGGCTGCGGTGTGGGGGATGCCGGTCCCCGACCTCGCGACGGCCGCGCTCGAGGGCGTCCTCATGGCCCTGTGGCCCATAGTCATCGTCATCGTCGCTGCGGTGTTCACCTACAACCTCACCGTGCACACCGGGGCCATGGAGACGATCAAGGGGATGCTGACCTCGGTATCCGCCGACCGGCGCGTGCTGGTCCTGCTCATAGGCTGGTGCTTTGGCGGCTTCCTCGAGGGCATGGCGGGCTTCGGCACCGCCGTCGCCATTCCCGCCTCCATGCTCATGGCGCTGGGCTTCGACCCCCTGCTCGCCATCCTCTCGTGCCTGCTCGCCAATGGCGTCCCCACGATGTTCGGCTCCATCGGGATTCCCACCACCACGCTCGCAAGCATCACGGGGCTCGATCCAGTGCGCCTGGCCGTCACCCAGGCCCTACAGGTGGCCCCATTCGTAATCGTCACGCCCATACTCATGGTCATGCTGGTGGGAGGTGGCGCTAGGGCGCTCAGGGGGGTCCTGCCCATCACGCTGGCCGCTGGCATCTCCGTCTCGCTGTCCGAGGTCGTGGCAGCTCAGTTCGTCGGAGCCGACCTCCCCATGGTCGTCGCCGCCGTGGTGTCGCTCGGCGTCACCTTCCTCATCGCGCTCAGGTCCAACGCAGAGGTGCCTGCCGCATATGCCCTCGCAGGAGGGGACGAGACGGGCGGCGAGGGGGCGGGCGGCGAGGCAGCCCCCGCAAACGGCAGCGCAGGCGTCGGTGAGGCCCTCAGGGCGTGGTGCCCCTTCCTCCTGATCTTTATGGTGCTGGTGCTGACCTCGAAGCTCGTCCCCTTCGTCCACGAGCCGCTTTCCGCCCTCAGGAGCACGGTCAACGTCTATTCCGGCGACCCCGAGGCCACCCTGACCTTCTCCTGGGTCAACACCCCCGGCGTGCTGATCCTGGCCTGCGGCTTCGTGGGAGGACTGGTGCAGGGCTGCCCGCCTGCGGACATGGCTCGCGTGCTGGTGGCGACGATCCGACAGATGTCCAAGACCATCGCCACGATGCTCTGCGTCCTGGCCTGTGCCAAGGTCATGGGCTACTCGGGCATGATCGCCAGCGTCGCCGCCTTCTTCGTCGGCACCCTGGGCACCCTCTACCCGCTCGTCGCGCCCATCCTGGGGGCCCTCGGGACCTTCGTCACGGGGTCGGGCACCTCCTCCGAGGTGCTCTTTGGCACCGTCCAGGAGCAGGCCGCCGCATCGATCGATGCCGACCCCTATTGGCTGTGCGCGGCCAACTCCCTCGGCGTGTCCGCCGGCAAGATGCTCTCGCCCCAGAACATCGCCATCGGCACCGCCGCCTGTGGCCTGATCGGCAAGGACGGCGAGGTCATGGGCAGGATCGCCCGGTACGCCTTCGGATTCGTCGCCGCCATGGCGCTTTTCGTGTACGCAGGCGTACTGCTGGGGGCCTAG
- a CDS encoding DJ-1 family glyoxalase III: MFKQATTTRVAAFFADGLEECEALVVCDLLYRSGIPCDKVSITDNLAVVSSHEATVVCDRSLTDEDFSFDSYDLLFLPGGMPGTKNLRACKPLCEAASSFVASGRTVAAVCAAPSILAELGLLEGRRATANPGFQGVLADHGATVSQDAVVEDGNLVTSQGLGTCIELGLTLVRRILGGDAVRACGDQIVYTR, encoded by the coding sequence ATGTTCAAGCAAGCCACCACAACGCGCGTCGCAGCCTTCTTCGCCGACGGTCTCGAGGAGTGCGAGGCGCTGGTCGTATGCGACCTGCTGTACCGCTCCGGCATCCCCTGCGACAAGGTGTCCATCACGGACAACCTCGCCGTCGTCTCGAGCCATGAGGCGACTGTGGTTTGCGACCGTTCCCTGACGGACGAGGACTTCAGCTTCGATTCCTACGACCTGCTGTTCTTGCCAGGTGGCATGCCGGGAACCAAGAACCTGCGTGCCTGCAAGCCACTCTGCGAGGCCGCAAGCTCCTTCGTCGCGTCCGGCAGGACCGTGGCCGCCGTGTGTGCCGCACCCTCCATCCTGGCCGAACTTGGCCTGCTCGAGGGCAGGCGCGCCACCGCCAACCCTGGCTTCCAGGGCGTGCTGGCAGACCATGGCGCCACCGTGTCGCAAGACGCCGTCGTGGAGGACGGCAACCTCGTCACCAGCCAGGGACTGGGTACCTGCATCGAGCTGGGCCTGACCCTGGTCCGCCGCATCCTGGGTGGCGATGCCGTGCGGGCCTGCGGGGACCAGATCGTCTATACCCGCTAG
- a CDS encoding ABC transporter ATP-binding protein, translating into MPFVEFADVRKTYQMGDVEVHAVDGMSFAIERGELVVIVGPSGAGKTTVLNMLGGMDSCTSGDIRLDGALVSAMGGRELTQYRRHDIGFVFQFYNLVQNLTALENVELASQICQDPLPAAEVLDQVGLAGRMDNFPAQLSGGEQQRVAIARALAKNPKLLLCDEPTGALDYRTGKQILRLLQDSSRESGRTVAIVTHNLAFTQIADRVIHVREGRAQLIETNARPADALDVEW; encoded by the coding sequence ATGCCCTTCGTCGAGTTCGCCGACGTTCGCAAGACCTATCAGATGGGTGACGTCGAGGTCCATGCCGTCGACGGCATGAGCTTCGCCATAGAGCGTGGCGAGCTCGTGGTCATCGTGGGACCGTCCGGCGCGGGCAAGACCACGGTCCTCAACATGCTGGGCGGCATGGACTCGTGCACGAGTGGCGACATCCGCCTGGATGGCGCGCTCGTGAGCGCGATGGGGGGGCGCGAGCTGACCCAGTACCGTCGTCATGACATCGGGTTCGTCTTCCAGTTCTACAACCTGGTCCAGAATCTCACCGCACTCGAGAACGTGGAGCTCGCCAGTCAGATCTGCCAGGATCCGCTCCCCGCCGCCGAGGTGCTCGACCAGGTCGGCCTGGCGGGGCGCATGGACAACTTCCCCGCGCAGCTCTCGGGTGGGGAGCAGCAGCGCGTCGCCATCGCGCGCGCCCTGGCGAAGAACCCCAAGCTCCTGCTCTGCGACGAGCCCACGGGGGCTCTCGACTACAGGACGGGCAAGCAGATACTGCGCCTCCTGCAGGACAGCAGCCGAGAGAGCGGCCGCACCGTTGCGATCGTGACGCACAACCTGGCCTTCACCCAGATAGCGGATCGCGTCATCCACGTGCGAGAGGGGCGTGCCCAGCTCATCGAGACCAACGCCCGTCCCGCCGACGCGCTCGACGTCGAGTGGTAG